One genomic segment of Amycolatopsis granulosa includes these proteins:
- a CDS encoding Pls/PosA family non-ribosomal peptide synthetase — protein MLSGIRDPERALFPGGAAAARRTLLDLLAATVVRHPGAAALDDGARVLTYRKLIDEVHALGGRLAAKGVGRGDRVGVRMSSGTADLYVAILGVLAAGAAYVPVDADDPDERAELVFAEAGVCAVLTDDGLTMLAEPGRRTGPPTPDDDAWIIFTSGSTGKPKGVAVTHGSAAAFVDAEARLFLTEEPIGTADRVLAGLSVAFDASCEEMWLAWRHGACLVPAPRALVRTGVDLGPWLVAQRITIVSTVPTLAALWPAEALEEVRLLIFGGEACPPELAERVAVEGREVWNTYGPTEATVVACAAPLTGEGPVRIGLPLAGWDLAVVDAAGEPVAVGESGELVIGGAGLARYLDPVKDVEKFAPLPALGWDRAYRSGDLVRAEPAGLVFLGRADEQIKLGGRRIELGEVDAALQALPGVAGAAAAVRTTKAGNQILVGYVVPRGEFDHDSSSALLREKLPAALVPLLAVVADLPTRTSGKVDRAALPWPLATVATAATVDCVDGADTGAALTPTEAWLAGCWAEILGVPVTGPRADFFTHGGGSLTAAQLVARIRARHPQVSVADLYRHPRLGQLAALLDGLAGETTRRRDVRPVPRRAGAVQAALGAPVLALTGLRWLTALAALSTVLSATGAVWAPAVPWWSLVLSWLVLFSPPGRIVIAAAGARLLLRGVRPGTHPRGGRVHLRLWAAERLAGAAGAAGISGASWMTLYARALGAKVGKDVDLHTPPPVTGLLKLGRAAAVEPEVDLSGHWVDGDVVHIGKIRIGAGARVGARSVLLPGARIGKGAEIAAGSTVLGAVPAGQRWAGSPARRDGKGASRRPSTRPPRSRRWALAYGAASFVLGLFPVLAAVPGLLVLGSAVAGTATLGAALGDALPAVPPATLAAFGSYALLVLVSVRLLGLGLHEGYHPVHGRVAWQVWATERLMDLARQVLFPLYASLGTPVWLRLLGARVGRGAEISTVLAVPRMTQVDDGAFLADDTMVATYELGHGWLHVAPTRIGKQAFLGNSGMAAAGRAVPKRGLVGVLSSAPRKAKKGSSYLGMPPMPLRRAVETADAGRTFAPPARLKLARAAVEACRVVPVMCAAALAVLVLAALAAVWQAAGPVVAALAAPVVLVVAGLAAGAVTTAVKWVLTGRFRAVDHPLWSSFVWRTELADTFVETLAVPWLVSWSVGTPLLPWWLRTMGARIGRGVWLETYWLPETDLVRLGDGATVNRGCVVQTHLFHDRIMRMSEVTVAEGATVGPHGIVLPGASVGARTVVGPGSLVTRGDAVPADSRWLGNPIAAWRA, from the coding sequence ATGCTGTCCGGGATCCGCGACCCGGAGCGAGCCCTGTTCCCGGGCGGTGCCGCCGCCGCGCGGCGCACACTGCTCGACCTGCTGGCCGCCACCGTGGTGCGGCACCCGGGCGCGGCCGCGCTCGACGACGGTGCGCGCGTGCTGACCTACCGCAAGCTGATCGACGAGGTGCACGCGCTCGGCGGGCGGCTCGCGGCTAAGGGCGTCGGCCGCGGCGACCGCGTCGGGGTGCGCATGTCCTCCGGGACCGCCGACCTGTACGTCGCGATCCTCGGTGTGCTCGCCGCGGGTGCGGCGTACGTGCCGGTCGACGCGGACGACCCGGACGAGCGCGCCGAGCTGGTGTTCGCCGAGGCCGGCGTGTGCGCGGTGCTGACGGACGACGGGCTGACGATGCTCGCCGAGCCCGGCCGCCGCACCGGTCCGCCCACTCCGGACGACGACGCCTGGATCATCTTCACCTCCGGTTCCACCGGCAAACCCAAGGGTGTCGCGGTGACTCACGGGTCGGCGGCGGCGTTCGTGGACGCCGAGGCGCGGCTGTTCCTCACCGAGGAACCGATCGGCACCGCCGACCGGGTGCTGGCCGGGTTGTCGGTCGCGTTCGACGCCTCGTGCGAGGAGATGTGGCTGGCCTGGCGGCACGGCGCGTGCCTGGTGCCGGCGCCGCGCGCCCTCGTGCGCACCGGCGTCGACCTCGGGCCGTGGCTGGTCGCGCAGCGCATCACGATCGTGTCCACCGTGCCGACGCTGGCCGCGCTGTGGCCGGCGGAGGCATTGGAGGAGGTGCGGCTGCTCATCTTCGGCGGGGAGGCGTGCCCACCGGAACTGGCCGAGCGGGTGGCCGTGGAGGGACGCGAGGTGTGGAACACCTACGGCCCCACCGAGGCCACCGTCGTCGCCTGCGCCGCGCCGCTGACCGGCGAGGGCCCGGTGCGGATCGGGCTGCCGCTGGCGGGCTGGGACCTCGCGGTGGTCGATGCCGCCGGGGAGCCGGTCGCCGTGGGCGAGTCCGGCGAGCTGGTGATCGGCGGCGCGGGCCTGGCCCGCTACCTCGATCCGGTCAAGGACGTGGAGAAGTTCGCGCCGCTGCCCGCGCTCGGCTGGGACCGCGCCTACCGCAGCGGTGACCTGGTGCGGGCGGAGCCCGCGGGGCTGGTGTTCCTGGGCCGCGCGGACGAGCAGATCAAGCTCGGCGGGCGCCGCATCGAGCTGGGCGAGGTGGACGCGGCGCTGCAGGCGTTGCCCGGGGTGGCCGGGGCGGCCGCGGCGGTCCGCACCACCAAGGCGGGCAACCAGATCCTCGTCGGGTACGTGGTGCCGCGTGGCGAGTTCGACCATGATTCTTCCTCGGCGCTGTTGCGTGAAAAGCTGCCGGCCGCACTGGTTCCGCTGCTCGCGGTGGTCGCGGACCTGCCCACCCGCACCTCGGGGAAAGTCGACCGCGCCGCCCTGCCGTGGCCACTGGCCACTGTGGCCACAGCAGCCACTGTGGACTGTGTGGACGGCGCGGACACGGGCGCGGCGCTGACCCCCACCGAGGCGTGGCTCGCCGGGTGCTGGGCCGAGATTCTCGGTGTGCCGGTCACCGGTCCGCGCGCGGACTTCTTCACCCACGGCGGTGGCAGCCTCACCGCCGCCCAGCTGGTCGCGCGCATCCGCGCCCGGCACCCGCAGGTCTCGGTCGCCGACCTGTACCGGCACCCGCGGCTGGGCCAGCTCGCGGCGCTGCTGGACGGCCTGGCCGGGGAGACCACCCGGCGGCGGGACGTGCGGCCGGTGCCACGGCGAGCGGGTGCCGTGCAGGCCGCGCTGGGAGCGCCGGTACTCGCCCTCACCGGTCTGCGCTGGCTGACCGCGCTCGCCGCGCTGTCCACTGTGCTCTCGGCGACCGGCGCCGTCTGGGCGCCCGCCGTGCCGTGGTGGTCGCTCGTCCTGTCCTGGCTGGTGCTGTTCAGCCCGCCGGGACGCATCGTGATCGCCGCCGCCGGTGCCCGGCTGCTGCTGCGCGGCGTCCGGCCCGGCACCCACCCGCGCGGCGGGCGGGTCCACCTGCGACTGTGGGCGGCGGAACGGCTCGCCGGGGCCGCCGGTGCGGCCGGGATCTCCGGCGCGAGCTGGATGACGCTCTACGCCAGGGCGCTGGGCGCGAAGGTCGGCAAGGACGTCGACCTGCACACCCCGCCGCCGGTGACCGGCCTGCTCAAGCTGGGCCGGGCCGCGGCGGTGGAGCCCGAGGTCGACCTGTCCGGCCACTGGGTGGACGGCGACGTCGTGCACATCGGCAAGATCCGGATCGGCGCCGGTGCCCGGGTGGGTGCGCGCAGTGTGCTGCTGCCGGGTGCGCGGATCGGCAAGGGCGCGGAGATCGCCGCCGGGTCGACCGTGCTCGGCGCGGTCCCGGCCGGGCAGCGCTGGGCCGGTTCGCCCGCGCGGCGGGACGGCAAGGGCGCGTCGCGCCGGCCGTCGACCCGCCCGCCGCGTTCGCGCCGGTGGGCGCTCGCCTACGGCGCCGCCTCGTTCGTGCTGGGCCTGTTCCCGGTGCTGGCCGCGGTGCCCGGGCTGCTGGTGCTGGGTTCGGCGGTCGCCGGGACGGCGACTCTTGGCGCCGCGCTGGGGGACGCGCTGCCCGCCGTCCCGCCGGCGACCCTCGCCGCGTTCGGTTCCTACGCGCTGCTGGTGCTCGTCTCGGTGCGGCTGCTCGGGCTGGGGTTGCACGAGGGCTACCACCCGGTGCACGGCCGGGTCGCGTGGCAGGTGTGGGCGACCGAACGGCTGATGGATCTGGCGCGCCAGGTGCTGTTCCCGCTCTACGCCAGCCTGGGCACGCCGGTGTGGCTGCGCCTGCTGGGCGCACGGGTGGGGCGCGGTGCGGAGATCTCCACGGTGCTGGCGGTCCCGCGGATGACCCAGGTCGACGACGGCGCGTTCCTCGCCGACGACACCATGGTCGCCACCTACGAACTCGGCCACGGCTGGCTGCACGTCGCGCCGACCCGCATCGGCAAGCAGGCGTTCCTCGGCAACTCCGGGATGGCCGCCGCCGGACGGGCGGTGCCCAAGCGCGGCCTGGTCGGGGTGCTGTCCTCGGCGCCACGCAAGGCCAAGAAGGGCTCGTCCTACCTGGGCATGCCGCCGATGCCGCTGCGCCGGGCGGTCGAAACCGCCGACGCGGGCCGCACGTTCGCGCCGCCGGCACGGCTCAAACTCGCCCGGGCCGCGGTGGAGGCGTGCCGGGTCGTGCCGGTGATGTGCGCCGCCGCGCTGGCGGTGCTGGTGCTGGCGGCGCTCGCGGCCGTGTGGCAGGCCGCGGGTCCGGTGGTGGCCGCGCTCGCCGCGCCGGTCGTGCTGGTGGTCGCCGGGCTCGCGGCCGGTGCGGTGACCACCGCGGTGAAGTGGGTGCTGACCGGGCGGTTCCGCGCGGTGGACCACCCGCTGTGGAGCTCGTTCGTATGGCGCACCGAGCTGGCCGACACCTTCGTGGAGACGCTGGCGGTGCCGTGGCTGGTGAGCTGGAGCGTGGGCACGCCGCTGCTGCCGTGGTGGCTGCGCACGATGGGGGCGCGGATCGGCCGCGGCGTGTGGCTGGAGACGTACTGGCTGCCGGAGACGGACCTGGTGCGGCTCGGCGACGGTGCGACGGTGAACCGCGGCTGTGTCGTGCAGACCCACCTGTTCCATGATCGGATCATGCGCATGAGCGAGGTGACCGTGGCCGAGGGTGCGACCGTCGGCCCGCACGGGATCGTGCTGCCCGGCGCCAGCGTCGGTGCCCGCACCGTGGTCGGCCCGGGGTCGCTGGTGACCCGCGGGGACGCCGTCCCGGCCGACAGCCGCTGGCTGGGCAACCCGATCGCGGCGTGGCGGGCGTGA
- the der gene encoding ribosome biogenesis GTPase Der: MTELDGTWSDEAEFTALDNQADDAASEEEAELSQPVLAVVGRPNVGKSTLVNRILGRREAVVQDTPGVTRDRVAYDAQWAGRRFTVVDTGGWEPSATGLQAAVAAQAELAMNTADAVLVVVDASVGATATDEAVAKVLRRSKRPVLLAANKVDDDRLLSDVASLWSLGLGEPHPVSALHGRSSGDLLDAIITALPEAPREREVAAGPRRVALVGKPNVGKSSLLNKLTGEQRSVVDSVAGTTVDPVDSLVELDGEPWRFVDTAGLRKRVHTASGTEYYASLRTKAAIDSSEVVIVLLDASEPLSEQDLRVLTSVVESGRACVLALNKWDLVDEDRRHQLEKELDRGLVRVTWAERVNISALTGRAVRKLAPALRTALASWDQRVPTGQLNSWLSELIAATPPPVRGGKQPKVLFATQAGIRPPTLVLFTTGFLEAGYRRFIERKFRERFGFAGSPVRINVRVREKKPRPGKNSTGKNSK, from the coding sequence ATGACGGAGCTTGACGGGACCTGGTCCGACGAGGCGGAGTTCACCGCGCTCGACAACCAGGCCGACGACGCGGCGTCCGAGGAGGAGGCCGAGCTGAGCCAGCCCGTGCTGGCCGTCGTCGGGCGCCCGAACGTGGGCAAATCCACCCTGGTCAACCGCATCCTGGGCCGCCGGGAGGCGGTCGTACAGGACACGCCGGGCGTGACCCGGGACCGGGTGGCCTACGACGCGCAGTGGGCCGGGCGCCGGTTCACCGTGGTCGACACGGGCGGCTGGGAGCCGAGCGCGACGGGGCTGCAGGCCGCGGTGGCGGCGCAGGCCGAGCTGGCGATGAACACCGCGGACGCGGTGCTGGTCGTGGTCGACGCCTCGGTCGGCGCGACGGCGACCGACGAGGCCGTGGCGAAGGTGCTGCGCCGGTCGAAGCGGCCGGTGCTGCTCGCGGCCAACAAGGTCGACGACGACCGGCTGCTGTCCGACGTGGCGTCGCTGTGGTCGCTCGGCCTGGGCGAGCCGCATCCGGTGAGCGCACTGCACGGGCGCAGCTCGGGCGACCTGCTCGACGCGATCATCACGGCGCTGCCGGAGGCGCCGCGCGAGCGTGAGGTGGCGGCCGGGCCGCGCCGGGTGGCGCTGGTCGGCAAGCCGAACGTGGGCAAGTCCAGCCTGCTCAACAAGCTCACCGGCGAGCAGCGGTCCGTGGTGGATTCCGTCGCGGGCACCACCGTCGACCCGGTCGACTCGCTCGTCGAGCTGGACGGTGAGCCGTGGCGGTTCGTCGACACCGCCGGCCTGCGCAAGCGGGTGCACACGGCCAGCGGCACCGAGTACTACGCGTCGCTGCGCACGAAGGCGGCGATCGACTCCTCCGAGGTCGTCATCGTCCTGCTGGACGCCAGCGAGCCACTGTCCGAACAGGACCTGCGGGTGCTCACGTCCGTCGTGGAGTCCGGCCGGGCGTGCGTGCTCGCGCTGAACAAGTGGGACCTGGTCGACGAGGACCGCCGCCACCAGCTGGAGAAGGAACTCGACCGCGGTCTGGTGCGGGTCACCTGGGCCGAGCGGGTCAACATCTCCGCCCTCACCGGGCGTGCGGTGCGCAAGCTCGCGCCCGCGCTGCGGACCGCGCTGGCCTCGTGGGACCAGCGGGTGCCCACCGGGCAGCTGAATTCGTGGCTGTCCGAGCTGATCGCCGCGACTCCGCCGCCGGTTCGTGGTGGCAAGCAGCCGAAGGTGCTGTTCGCCACGCAGGCCGGGATCCGCCCGCCGACGCTGGTGCTGTTCACCACCGGGTTCCTGGAGGCCGGCTACCGCCGGTTCATCGAGCGGAAGTTCCGTGAGCGCTTCGGTTTCGCGGGCAGCCCGGTGCGGATCAACGTGCGGGTGCGGGAAAAGAAACCGCGGCCCGGTAAGAACAGCACCGGTAAGAACAGCAAGTGA
- the cmk gene encoding (d)CMP kinase, whose protein sequence is MVALDGPSGTGKTTVARKLAGKLSAGYLDTGAMYRLVTLAVLRAGADPADGPAVTEVARTTEFTLGTDPSAAAVHLAGEDVAAEIRGAEVNHAVSPVSAVPEVRELLVARQRRIIAEVLGEIGGIVVEGRDIGTVVVPDAPLKVYLTADPAVRAARRSAQDTAAGRRSSQAEALASVDRRDRLDSTRAVAPLKAADDAVHLDTTELSIDQVLVALAELAGRRGLLGTRAQVTR, encoded by the coding sequence GTGGTCGCTCTGGACGGACCCTCGGGAACCGGGAAGACCACGGTCGCGCGCAAGCTCGCCGGCAAGCTGTCGGCGGGATACCTCGACACCGGTGCGATGTACCGGCTGGTGACGCTGGCCGTGCTGCGCGCGGGTGCCGACCCGGCGGACGGCCCGGCCGTCACCGAGGTGGCGCGCACCACCGAGTTCACCCTGGGCACCGATCCGTCCGCCGCCGCCGTCCACCTCGCGGGCGAGGACGTGGCGGCCGAGATCCGCGGCGCCGAGGTCAACCACGCCGTCTCGCCGGTCTCGGCGGTGCCGGAGGTGCGCGAACTGCTGGTGGCGCGGCAGCGGCGGATCATCGCCGAGGTGCTCGGCGAGATCGGCGGTATCGTCGTGGAGGGTCGCGACATCGGCACGGTCGTGGTGCCGGACGCGCCGCTCAAGGTCTACCTGACCGCCGACCCGGCGGTGCGCGCCGCGCGCCGCAGCGCGCAGGACACCGCGGCCGGGCGCCGCAGCAGCCAGGCCGAGGCGCTGGCCTCGGTCGACCGGCGGGACCGCCTCGACTCGACCCGGGCGGTGGCACCCCTGAAGGCCGCCGACGACGCGGTGCACCTGGACACCACCGAGCTGTCCATCGACCAGGTGCTCGTCGCGCTGGCGGAGCTGGCCGGGCGGCGCGGCCTGCTGGGCACGCGGGCGCAGGTCACGCGGTGA
- a CDS encoding 1-acyl-sn-glycerol-3-phosphate acyltransferase, giving the protein MSSSGLPPGSSPRLHDAARVVGRFCFRPAYRLRIRGLERVPRTGPVLVVANHSSMVEPQIIFGMLPRRSVFLVKEEMFTGVLGSFLRRIGQVPVRRGEPGRAPLLATADVLKAGGVVAVFPEGTRGEGDVASAERGAAWLVRATGAVVLPIAVRGTRRPAGRGRRFRPRVDILVGEPFPLDVGRGRAGLDSATEKLRDQLAGLVATLDEWRAAQGETLRGKKAES; this is encoded by the coding sequence GTGAGCAGCAGCGGTCTGCCGCCGGGTTCCTCGCCCCGGCTGCACGACGCCGCCCGGGTCGTCGGCAGGTTCTGCTTCCGCCCGGCGTACCGGCTGCGCATCCGCGGGCTGGAGCGCGTGCCGCGGACCGGGCCGGTGCTGGTGGTCGCCAACCACAGCTCGATGGTCGAGCCGCAGATCATCTTCGGAATGTTGCCGCGCCGTTCGGTGTTCCTCGTCAAGGAGGAGATGTTCACCGGGGTGCTGGGGTCGTTCCTCCGGCGCATCGGCCAGGTGCCGGTGCGCCGGGGCGAACCCGGCCGGGCGCCGCTGCTGGCGACGGCGGACGTGCTCAAGGCCGGTGGCGTCGTGGCGGTGTTCCCGGAGGGCACCCGCGGCGAGGGCGACGTGGCGAGCGCCGAGCGTGGCGCGGCGTGGCTGGTCCGGGCGACCGGTGCGGTGGTCCTGCCGATCGCGGTGCGCGGGACCCGGCGTCCCGCCGGCCGCGGGCGGCGGTTCCGGCCCCGGGTCGACATCCTGGTGGGTGAACCGTTCCCGCTCGACGTCGGCCGTGGCCGCGCCGGGCTGGACAGTGCGACCGAGAAGCTGCGGGACCAGCTCGCCGGCCTGGTCGCCACCCTCGACGAATGGCGTGCGGCGCAGGGCGAGACCCTGCGCGGGAAGAAAGCGGAGTCATGA